The proteins below are encoded in one region of Thermococcus peptonophilus:
- a CDS encoding antitoxin family protein: MGTVIEAVYDGEKFRPLKKVNLPKGAKVKVIVGETIWDLMENVKGIPVNTDIEEVLDDVRGRKRVRY, from the coding sequence ATGGGGACAGTTATCGAGGCCGTCTATGATGGGGAGAAGTTTAGGCCTCTCAAAAAAGTTAATCTCCCCAAGGGGGCCAAGGTTAAAGTTATTGTTGGAGAAACAATTTGGGACTTAATGGAGAATGTTAAGGGAATTCCCGTTAACACAGATATCGAGGAAGTGCTGGACGATGTTAGAGGGAGAAAGAGGGTTCGTTATTGA
- a CDS encoding DEAD/DEAH box helicase codes for MQYLRRDLIEPRVYQEVIYARCKESNCLVVLPTGLGKTLIAMLIADYRLSKYGGKVLMLAPTKPLAVQHAESFKKLFNLPPEKINILTGELSPKKRAEVWKNSVIITATPQTVENDILTGRISLEDVVLLVFDEAHRAVGNYSYVFIAKEYLKTAKHPLVLGLTASPGSDEEKIREIVRNLGIERIEVRTESSPDVKPYVQRIAFEWVKVDLPGIYKEVRSILREMLKESLKPLAQFKLVSTYSPDISKKEVLQAGSKINQEVARGDYELGRLRMHQAKAVKLLHALELLETQGLTALRAYLKKLREDKRTKSSRELMEDPRMRKIIYLLVQAKEAGIDHPKMEKLKELVKKQLEEKPNSKIIVFTNYRDTGKKIVEELRSIGISAGRFIGQASRKNDRGMSQREQKEVLDRFSRGEFNVLVATSVGEEGLDVPEVDLVVFYEPVPSAIRSIQRRGRTGRHRPGRVVILMAKGTRDEAYYWASRRKEKGMFDAIKKIARELEEAHREKAAVQEEIDRVHAGVEKSRRSVDVSKGKITPLDAFLKPKKAEKAEAEKGEDARKATSQAPEEKSAEKPKETTEELPIKPIFVRKPKGIVVYVDSRELRSGVPKHLRELGAEVEVRTLDVADYVVSEEVGIERKSANDFIQSIIDGRLFDQVERLKRAYEKPVIIIEGELYGIRNVHPNAIRGAIAAVTLDWGVPVLFSSGPEETAQFIYLMAKREQEERKKEVRLRSEKKALTLAERQRLIVEGLPNVSATLAKRLLKHFGNVERVFTATEEELKEVEGIGPKKAREIRRVITAPYVEEEDKA; via the coding sequence ATGCAGTACCTCAGAAGAGACCTCATAGAGCCCCGTGTTTACCAGGAGGTCATTTACGCCAGGTGTAAAGAGTCCAACTGCCTCGTTGTCCTCCCGACAGGGTTGGGAAAGACCCTCATAGCCATGCTCATAGCTGACTACCGCCTCTCAAAGTACGGCGGAAAGGTTCTCATGCTCGCCCCGACGAAACCGCTCGCAGTTCAGCACGCTGAGAGCTTCAAAAAACTCTTCAACCTCCCGCCTGAGAAGATAAACATCCTGACAGGGGAGCTGTCTCCAAAGAAGAGGGCTGAAGTCTGGAAGAATAGTGTCATAATAACCGCTACCCCCCAGACCGTTGAGAACGACATCCTAACTGGAAGAATATCCCTTGAGGACGTGGTTCTCCTCGTCTTTGACGAGGCCCATCGAGCAGTCGGGAACTACTCTTACGTCTTTATAGCGAAGGAGTATCTGAAGACCGCAAAACATCCGCTCGTTCTGGGCCTTACGGCCTCCCCCGGAAGCGACGAAGAAAAAATAAGGGAAATAGTGAGAAACCTTGGGATAGAAAGGATAGAGGTTCGGACTGAAAGCTCTCCCGACGTCAAGCCCTACGTCCAGAGGATAGCCTTCGAGTGGGTTAAGGTTGACCTCCCGGGCATCTACAAGGAAGTCCGCTCCATCCTTCGCGAGATGCTGAAGGAGAGCCTCAAGCCCCTCGCCCAGTTTAAGCTGGTTTCGACGTATTCCCCGGACATCTCAAAGAAGGAAGTCCTCCAGGCAGGCTCAAAGATCAACCAGGAGGTAGCGAGGGGGGACTACGAGCTCGGAAGGCTGAGGATGCACCAAGCGAAGGCTGTAAAGCTCCTGCACGCCCTTGAACTGCTTGAAACCCAGGGTCTCACCGCCCTTCGGGCCTACCTGAAGAAGCTCAGGGAGGACAAGAGGACAAAGTCGAGCAGAGAACTAATGGAAGACCCGCGCATGAGGAAGATTATCTATTTGCTCGTCCAAGCGAAGGAAGCAGGCATAGACCATCCCAAGATGGAGAAACTGAAGGAGCTCGTTAAAAAGCAGCTCGAAGAAAAACCAAACTCCAAGATAATAGTCTTCACGAACTACCGCGACACCGGAAAGAAAATCGTCGAGGAACTGCGCTCTATTGGGATCTCCGCCGGGAGGTTCATCGGGCAGGCGAGCAGGAAGAATGATAGGGGGATGAGCCAGAGGGAGCAGAAGGAAGTCCTCGACCGCTTCTCAAGGGGAGAGTTCAACGTCCTCGTTGCCACGAGCGTCGGGGAAGAGGGCCTGGACGTCCCTGAAGTTGACCTTGTAGTGTTTTACGAGCCGGTTCCCTCAGCAATAAGGAGCATTCAGAGGCGGGGAAGAACCGGGAGGCACAGGCCGGGAAGGGTCGTCATCCTCATGGCCAAGGGGACGAGGGATGAAGCCTACTACTGGGCTTCCCGGAGAAAGGAGAAGGGAATGTTCGATGCGATAAAGAAAATCGCGAGGGAGCTTGAGGAGGCACATAGGGAAAAGGCGGCGGTTCAAGAGGAAATTGATAGAGTACATGCTGGTGTTGAAAAGTCAAGGAGGAGTGTCGATGTGTCCAAGGGGAAGATCACCCCGCTGGACGCTTTCCTGAAGCCGAAGAAGGCTGAGAAAGCCGAAGCGGAGAAGGGTGAAGATGCTAGAAAAGCCACATCCCAAGCCCCCGAAGAAAAATCAGCTGAAAAGCCGAAAGAAACGACCGAAGAGCTTCCGATAAAGCCCATCTTCGTGAGAAAGCCAAAGGGGATAGTGGTCTATGTAGATTCCCGGGAGCTGAGGAGCGGTGTCCCGAAGCACCTCAGGGAGCTTGGAGCTGAAGTTGAAGTGAGAACCCTCGACGTTGCCGACTACGTTGTTAGCGAAGAGGTGGGCATAGAGAGGAAGAGCGCCAACGACTTCATCCAGTCGATAATCGATGGAAGACTTTTTGATCAAGTGGAGAGGCTGAAGAGGGCTTACGAGAAGCCGGTAATCATCATTGAAGGGGAGCTGTACGGCATAAGGAACGTCCACCCCAATGCAATAAGGGGAGCGATAGCGGCGGTGACCCTGGACTGGGGAGTCCCGGTACTGTTCTCATCAGGCCCAGAGGAGACCGCCCAGTTCATCTACCTCATGGCGAAGAGGGAACAGGAGGAGCGGAAGAAGGAAGTCCGGCTGAGGAGCGAGAAGAAGGCCCTAACGCTGGCCGAGAGGCAGAGGCTGATCGTTGAGGGCCTTCCAAACGTCTCGGCAACGCTGGCCAAGAGGCTGTTAAAGCACTTCGGCAACGTCGAGAGGGTCTTCACGGCAACGGAGGAGGAGCTGAAGGAAGTTGAGGGGATAGGGCCGAAGAAGGCAAGGGAGATAAGGAGGGTCATCACGGCACCCTATGTTGAGGAAGAGGATAAGGCTTAA
- a CDS encoding DUF5658 family protein — protein MVETKGKVYSVVFLAFSFLDALTTWVGAHKGFSETNPIVASRLSDPGLFFGSFAFFTVLGLLVILVSGYMSRFSRVFGYLSPLFILLKALPVFNNVYLLAGRSVIFASLPVGFLLLSLVRNSGKLLFSPTKS, from the coding sequence ATGGTGGAAACAAAAGGAAAGGTTTATAGCGTAGTTTTTTTGGCGTTCTCATTCCTCGACGCGCTTACTACTTGGGTTGGAGCCCATAAGGGCTTCTCCGAGACAAATCCAATCGTTGCGAGCAGACTTTCCGATCCAGGGCTGTTCTTCGGGAGCTTTGCGTTTTTCACTGTGCTCGGGCTTCTGGTAATACTCGTGTCAGGCTATATGAGCCGCTTTTCCAGGGTCTTTGGGTATCTCTCCCCACTTTTCATCCTGCTGAAGGCACTGCCAGTGTTCAACAATGTGTATCTTCTGGCAGGGAGGAGTGTTATATTTGCTTCACTTCCTGTGGGGTTCCTGCTTCTATCCCTCGTTAGGAACTCAGGAAAACTTTTATTCTCTCCCACCAAGAGTTGA
- a CDS encoding segregation and condensation protein A: protein MESRFEPEITPVDILLQLVQMGKVDPWNIDIVDLTEKYIERLREMKELDLRISARAILAASILVRMKSEALLYSDEEQENGEEEKERIRVDVEPLAPPLRRAERYYTFEDLIEALMDALEEAERRKPRKRKREEVEEEIFVVDDFRVDIEKHVNRLYEIVRKLYSETREPIRFWDLVFDPQPKIIARTFLYLLFLSNMGKVDLLQEEPFGEILVVPLEENS, encoded by the coding sequence ATGGAATCCAGATTCGAGCCGGAGATAACACCCGTCGACATCCTCCTCCAGCTCGTTCAGATGGGAAAAGTTGATCCATGGAACATTGACATAGTTGACCTAACGGAAAAGTACATAGAGCGCCTTAGGGAGATGAAGGAGCTTGACCTGCGCATCTCGGCGAGGGCAATTCTGGCAGCTTCCATTCTTGTCAGGATGAAGAGCGAGGCCCTTCTCTACTCCGACGAGGAGCAGGAAAACGGGGAAGAAGAAAAGGAGCGCATCCGCGTGGATGTCGAACCGCTGGCACCGCCCTTGAGAAGGGCGGAGCGCTACTACACCTTCGAAGACCTCATCGAGGCCCTCATGGACGCCCTTGAAGAAGCTGAGAGGAGGAAGCCGAGAAAGAGGAAGCGCGAGGAAGTCGAGGAGGAGATCTTCGTCGTTGATGACTTCCGCGTTGACATTGAGAAGCACGTGAACAGGCTGTATGAGATAGTCAGAAAACTCTACAGCGAGACCAGAGAGCCGATACGCTTCTGGGATTTGGTCTTTGATCCGCAGCCGAAGATAATAGCCAGAACATTCCTCTATCTGCTTTTCCTGTCCAACATGGGGAAGGTAGACCTCCTCCAGGAAGAGCCTTTTGGAGAAATCCTGGTAGTCCCGCTGGAGGAAAACTCCTAA
- a CDS encoding DUF835 domain-containing protein codes for MHVALPLRRKRDVQTPIIDYRELDRLLTQDSYKKLLITRRPIVNSTPSDVVLIWVSKAGHPRAIKPTDLHILESIVWKELQNGTKSVILDALEYLIIENGLESALRFVGKLRDIAILNGAKFYVTVSEGIDEKTRAMLRRIVE; via the coding sequence ATGCACGTGGCCCTCCCATTGAGGAGAAAGAGGGACGTTCAAACTCCAATCATAGACTATCGAGAGCTCGACAGACTACTTACCCAGGATAGCTACAAAAAGCTTCTCATAACTCGTCGGCCGATTGTCAATTCCACTCCTAGCGACGTGGTACTGATCTGGGTGAGCAAGGCAGGCCACCCCAGGGCCATAAAACCTACTGACCTCCACATACTCGAGAGCATCGTGTGGAAAGAACTTCAAAACGGCACCAAATCTGTAATTCTGGACGCACTCGAATACCTTATAATTGAAAACGGCCTGGAGAGTGCGCTGAGGTTCGTCGGAAAGCTGAGGGACATAGCCATCCTGAACGGGGCGAAGTTTTACGTCACTGTTAGTGAAGGAATTGACGAAAAAACCCGCGCCATGCTCCGCAGAATAGTTGAGTGA
- the smc gene encoding chromosome segregation protein SMC translates to MPYIEKIEMKGFKSYGNKKVVVPLARGFTAIVGANGSGKSNIGDAVLFVLGGLSAKAMRASRISDLIFAGSKGEPPAKYAEVAMYFNNEDRGFPIDEDEIVIKRRVYPDGRSTYWLNGKRATRSEIIDLLSAAMISPEGYNLVLQGDITKFIKMSPIERRLIIDEISGIAEYDAKKEKALKELKQTEENLARVDLLIREVKAQLDKLEKERNDALRYLDLKEKLEKARVTLLLAEIKRLEKFIEEGGSREEEIEGQIKSLEDRLKEIAKEIVAKEKELAEIERQLEEKSGDGILEITRKISEVKSKIEVAKRNIENAQKEIEESQARLRKAKNELKRVSDEIEKSKGAVKRWRKRREQLLVQIKERETVRNELVIKLGEIDKRFSEAREEFDKVVAELEEAKKALYMKEGDISKFEEEISRAKARITQFNARRNLLKEKIAEAKASLEAKRSELSQIEGKISKVESRHRKAEKELEEKTRELHKVESELAKAREELIKAEAQREVRGNRAVEFLKSQRIEGLYGTLGELISVPRGEYALAVEVALGGNYDNVVVEDDRVAERAIKLLKEKKLGRLTFLPLNKIKPRSMKEKPKLGIPAMDVVSYDPRFRNAVAYALGDTLIVNDMDEARNVGIGKVRMVTLGGELLERSGAITGGHYKPRGRLGVNVDEIKKRVETLKSQKEALEAQMNALKVEVKGLENELFELRMKKSELSKDIQVIQKELDSYLAEDRSLKEEIEENEHLISELEKRIEESKGEMAKLRGRIERLEGKREKIKKALENPEARELNSKIREIEAEISKLKEELSRVESKLESLDSRINEELLPRKADLEEEIEGLINKINALNAYIEENKNAITELEKELEELKKAEENVKGELKELRDRREQIRKEIAELRREKDELTSKLQELRIEANTLKVRLAQVETTLREKKAELKHFDEKLVRSIKEIPLEVEKLREDIERMEEEIRSLEPVNMKAIEDFEVVERRYLELSSKREQVLAEKESIEEFIEEIEGQKRQVFLQTLNAIAKNFSELFAKLSPGGEAKLILENPEDPFSGGLEIEAKPAGKDVKRIEAMSGGEKAIIALAFVFAIQRYKPAPFYLLDEIDAHLDDANVKRVADLIKEASQNSQFIVITHRDVMMAQADRIIGVSMRNGVSKVVSLSLEKARKILEEIRKRDEAEHREMFGRLEA, encoded by the coding sequence ATGCCTTACATTGAGAAAATTGAAATGAAAGGTTTCAAATCTTATGGTAACAAAAAGGTTGTAGTGCCGCTTGCGAGGGGTTTTACTGCTATAGTAGGAGCAAACGGTTCTGGAAAGAGCAACATCGGAGATGCCGTTCTGTTTGTCCTTGGAGGACTTTCTGCAAAGGCTATGAGGGCCAGCAGAATAAGTGACCTCATTTTTGCCGGCTCAAAGGGTGAGCCACCTGCCAAATATGCAGAGGTGGCCATGTATTTTAACAACGAGGACAGGGGCTTTCCGATAGATGAAGACGAAATCGTGATAAAAAGGCGCGTCTATCCCGATGGAAGGAGTACGTATTGGCTCAACGGGAAGAGAGCAACGAGGAGCGAGATAATAGACCTCTTAAGCGCTGCCATGATCTCTCCAGAGGGGTACAACCTCGTCCTGCAGGGCGACATAACTAAGTTCATTAAAATGTCTCCAATCGAGAGGAGGCTCATCATAGATGAAATCTCTGGAATAGCCGAGTACGATGCCAAAAAGGAGAAGGCCCTAAAAGAGCTGAAGCAGACAGAGGAGAACCTCGCGAGGGTTGACCTCCTGATAAGGGAAGTGAAAGCCCAGCTCGACAAGCTTGAAAAAGAGCGCAACGACGCCCTCCGCTACCTCGACCTTAAGGAGAAGCTGGAAAAAGCGAGGGTTACGCTCCTTCTGGCGGAAATAAAGAGGCTTGAAAAGTTCATTGAGGAAGGCGGATCGCGGGAGGAAGAAATTGAGGGGCAGATCAAGTCCCTTGAAGACAGGCTGAAGGAGATAGCCAAGGAAATAGTCGCGAAGGAAAAGGAACTCGCCGAAATAGAGCGCCAGCTTGAGGAGAAGAGCGGCGACGGCATTCTCGAAATAACGAGGAAGATAAGCGAGGTCAAGTCCAAGATAGAGGTCGCGAAGAGGAACATAGAAAACGCGCAGAAGGAGATAGAGGAGAGCCAAGCCCGCCTCAGAAAGGCAAAAAACGAGTTAAAACGTGTTTCTGATGAAATAGAGAAAAGCAAAGGAGCTGTGAAGCGCTGGAGAAAGAGGAGAGAGCAGCTCCTCGTCCAGATAAAGGAGAGGGAAACCGTCAGAAACGAGCTCGTTATTAAGCTGGGTGAGATAGACAAGCGCTTCTCCGAGGCCAGGGAGGAGTTCGACAAGGTGGTTGCTGAGCTTGAAGAGGCCAAAAAAGCACTCTACATGAAGGAAGGTGACATATCCAAGTTTGAAGAAGAGATCAGCAGGGCCAAAGCCAGGATAACCCAGTTTAACGCTAGGAGGAACCTTCTGAAGGAGAAAATAGCGGAGGCAAAAGCTTCTCTCGAAGCCAAGAGGTCTGAGCTGTCCCAGATAGAGGGCAAAATATCCAAAGTGGAATCAAGGCACAGAAAAGCCGAGAAGGAGCTCGAAGAAAAAACAAGGGAGCTCCATAAGGTAGAGAGTGAGCTGGCTAAGGCAAGAGAAGAGCTGATTAAAGCTGAAGCCCAGAGGGAAGTCAGGGGCAACAGAGCCGTCGAGTTTCTGAAGTCCCAGAGAATAGAGGGCCTATATGGCACTCTTGGAGAGCTGATAAGCGTTCCCAGGGGTGAGTATGCTTTAGCTGTTGAAGTCGCACTCGGCGGCAACTACGACAACGTCGTGGTGGAGGACGACAGGGTCGCCGAGAGGGCTATAAAGCTCCTCAAGGAGAAAAAGCTCGGCAGGCTGACGTTTTTGCCACTCAACAAGATAAAGCCGCGCTCCATGAAGGAAAAGCCGAAGCTTGGAATTCCAGCTATGGACGTCGTCTCCTACGACCCCCGCTTCAGGAATGCGGTTGCCTACGCCCTCGGGGATACCCTCATAGTGAACGACATGGACGAGGCGAGGAATGTCGGAATAGGAAAGGTCAGAATGGTCACCCTCGGCGGGGAACTCCTCGAGAGGAGCGGTGCGATAACTGGAGGCCACTACAAGCCGAGGGGCAGGCTGGGAGTCAACGTTGACGAGATAAAGAAGAGGGTCGAGACCCTCAAGAGCCAAAAGGAAGCCCTTGAGGCGCAGATGAACGCCCTAAAGGTAGAGGTTAAGGGGCTTGAGAACGAGCTTTTCGAGCTCCGCATGAAGAAGAGCGAGCTTTCAAAGGACATTCAGGTCATCCAGAAGGAACTCGACTCCTACCTTGCCGAAGACCGCTCCCTCAAGGAAGAGATTGAAGAAAACGAACATCTCATCTCGGAGCTTGAGAAAAGGATAGAGGAATCGAAGGGCGAGATGGCAAAGCTCAGGGGGAGAATAGAGAGACTTGAGGGGAAGAGGGAGAAGATAAAGAAGGCCCTTGAGAACCCGGAAGCGAGGGAGCTGAACTCAAAGATAAGGGAAATTGAAGCGGAGATATCCAAGCTCAAGGAAGAGTTAAGCAGGGTTGAGAGCAAGCTCGAGAGCCTCGACTCGAGGATAAACGAAGAGCTCCTCCCAAGGAAGGCCGACCTCGAGGAGGAGATAGAAGGCCTTATCAACAAGATAAACGCCCTGAACGCCTACATCGAGGAGAATAAAAACGCCATAACAGAGCTTGAGAAAGAGCTTGAAGAGCTGAAGAAGGCTGAAGAGAACGTCAAGGGCGAACTCAAGGAACTCCGCGATAGGAGGGAGCAGATAAGGAAGGAAATAGCCGAGCTCAGAAGGGAGAAAGACGAGCTTACCTCAAAGCTCCAGGAGCTTAGGATAGAGGCTAATACACTAAAAGTCAGATTGGCGCAGGTCGAGACAACACTCCGGGAGAAGAAGGCCGAGCTCAAGCACTTTGATGAAAAGCTTGTACGCTCGATAAAGGAAATCCCGCTTGAAGTTGAGAAGCTCAGAGAGGACATTGAGAGGATGGAGGAGGAGATACGCTCGCTTGAGCCCGTTAACATGAAGGCCATTGAGGACTTTGAAGTTGTCGAACGCAGGTACCTTGAGCTGAGCAGCAAGCGCGAGCAGGTTCTAGCCGAGAAGGAAAGCATAGAAGAGTTCATAGAGGAGATCGAGGGGCAGAAGAGACAGGTCTTTCTCCAGACCCTCAATGCAATAGCTAAGAACTTCTCTGAGCTGTTTGCAAAGCTCTCACCAGGAGGAGAAGCGAAGCTCATCCTTGAGAACCCTGAGGATCCGTTCTCAGGAGGGCTTGAGATAGAGGCGAAGCCGGCCGGTAAGGACGTCAAGAGGATAGAGGCCATGAGCGGCGGTGAAAAGGCGATAATAGCGCTCGCCTTCGTCTTTGCAATTCAACGCTACAAGCCGGCCCCCTTCTACCTGCTCGACGAGATTGATGCCCACCTCGACGATGCAAATGTCAAGCGTGTTGCTGACCTAATCAAGGAAGCTTCCCAGAACAGCCAGTTTATCGTAATAACTCACAGAGATGTCATGATGGCGCAGGCAGACAGGATAATCGGTGTCAGCATGAGGAACGGCGTTTCAAAGGTGGTCTCCCTCAGCCTCGAAAAGGCCAGGAAGATACTTGAGGAGATAAGGAAGAGGGACGAGGCCGAGCACAGGGAGATGTTCGGCCGGCTGGAGGCGTGA
- a CDS encoding M55 family metallopeptidase, with the protein MKAFISLDLEGLPHVVSPEHLSVKKVLYGEARKIATEVVKITATTLHELGFEEVVVADSHGPMVNIIPEEMPSFVKLVRGFPRPLSMVVGGKGSDVAIFLGYHARSGVRGATFDHTYSSATIDWITVNGRPVSETLLNAYLLGEWGVPVILVAGDRALLEGDVKEALPETVGVPLKESFSRYSAISPSMEAIKKLLIKGTKEAVKRWKEGAIKPLSVEKPVKVGVRFLNSGFADAAELCPRVRRMDGKTVEFEANSVEEAYKMIELLIFAASGVRALFG; encoded by the coding sequence ATGAAGGCGTTCATATCCCTCGACTTGGAGGGTCTACCCCACGTCGTCAGTCCCGAACACCTGAGCGTAAAGAAGGTGCTCTATGGAGAGGCCAGAAAAATAGCGACAGAGGTCGTTAAGATAACCGCAACGACACTCCACGAGCTCGGCTTTGAGGAGGTCGTTGTCGCCGACAGCCATGGTCCCATGGTGAACATCATCCCCGAAGAAATGCCCAGCTTTGTAAAGCTCGTTAGGGGTTTTCCCAGGCCCCTCAGCATGGTTGTTGGAGGTAAGGGAAGTGACGTGGCCATCTTTCTTGGCTATCACGCAAGGAGTGGCGTTAGAGGGGCGACTTTTGACCACACTTACAGCAGTGCCACGATAGACTGGATAACCGTGAACGGGAGGCCCGTCAGCGAGACCCTTCTAAACGCCTACCTGCTCGGAGAATGGGGCGTTCCCGTCATCCTAGTTGCTGGCGACAGGGCACTGCTTGAAGGGGACGTGAAAGAGGCACTTCCGGAGACCGTTGGTGTTCCCCTCAAGGAGAGCTTCTCAAGGTACTCAGCCATCAGCCCCTCAATGGAAGCAATAAAGAAGCTCCTCATAAAAGGCACAAAAGAGGCTGTAAAGCGCTGGAAAGAGGGAGCTATAAAACCCCTGAGTGTGGAGAAGCCCGTTAAAGTAGGGGTGCGCTTCCTGAACAGCGGCTTTGCTGACGCAGCCGAGCTGTGTCCCCGGGTCAGGAGGATGGATGGTAAGACTGTCGAGTTTGAAGCAAACAGCGTGGAAGAGGCCTATAAGATGATAGAACTTCTGATATTTGCTGCATCTGGCGTGAGGGCGCTCTTCGGCTGA
- a CDS encoding geranylgeranylglyceryl/heptaprenylglyceryl phosphate synthase, translated as MLKLGKVETYIHEKLEKEKLHFFLLDPDDVSPELAGELARISEEVGVDAIMVGGSTGAEGEVLDSVVRAIKESSNLPVILFPGSHGGISKYADAIFFMSLLNSRNPFFITGAQALGAFQVKRYGIEPIPMAYLIIEPGETVGWVGDAKPIPRHKPKIAAAYALAGQYLGMRLVYLEAGSGAPQPVPPEMIGLVKRVIDVPLIVGGGIRTGEQARAAVKAGADIIVTGTAIEKAGSVERAREKLEELNRGVKSDR; from the coding sequence ATGCTCAAGCTTGGAAAAGTCGAAACATACATTCACGAAAAGCTAGAAAAAGAGAAGCTCCACTTCTTTCTTCTCGATCCGGACGACGTTTCGCCTGAACTCGCGGGAGAACTGGCGAGGATAAGCGAAGAAGTTGGCGTTGATGCGATAATGGTTGGCGGCTCAACAGGAGCCGAGGGAGAAGTCCTCGACAGCGTTGTTAGGGCCATAAAGGAAAGCTCGAACCTTCCCGTGATCCTGTTTCCAGGTTCACACGGCGGGATAAGCAAATACGCCGATGCCATTTTCTTCATGAGCCTTCTCAACTCGAGAAACCCGTTCTTCATAACCGGCGCCCAGGCGTTGGGAGCTTTTCAGGTCAAGCGCTACGGCATAGAGCCAATCCCGATGGCCTATCTGATCATTGAGCCCGGAGAGACCGTGGGCTGGGTCGGGGATGCAAAGCCCATCCCAAGGCACAAGCCGAAGATAGCAGCAGCATACGCTTTAGCCGGCCAGTATCTCGGGATGAGACTCGTCTATCTTGAGGCGGGAAGCGGTGCACCTCAACCAGTTCCGCCCGAGATGATAGGCCTTGTAAAGCGCGTTATTGATGTTCCTCTGATAGTCGGCGGCGGCATCAGAACTGGGGAGCAGGCGAGGGCTGCCGTAAAGGCTGGAGCCGATATCATTGTCACCGGAACCGCAATAGAAAAGGCGGGCTCCGTTGAAAGGGCCAGGGAAAAGCTGGAAGAACTAAACAGGGGTGTAAAATCAGACCGTTGA
- a CDS encoding GIY-YIG nuclease family protein — protein sequence MKGSYFLVILLENDKIIRTKAREFPLKAGYYVYVGSAMNSLEKRVERHFREDKKLHWHIDYLLKEAELLRAYLIPSEERLEEKLSLEVSKFGEPVEGFGAGDVRVSTNLYRFEGEPDKILIGVLARLGLSWKTVKSAEEILE from the coding sequence ATGAAGGGTTCCTACTTTCTCGTAATTCTCTTGGAGAACGACAAAATCATCCGCACTAAAGCCAGGGAGTTTCCATTAAAGGCGGGCTACTACGTCTACGTTGGCTCCGCTATGAACTCTCTCGAAAAGAGGGTAGAAAGGCACTTCAGAGAAGACAAGAAGCTCCACTGGCACATTGACTACCTCCTCAAAGAGGCGGAACTTTTGAGAGCCTATCTAATTCCGAGCGAAGAAAGACTTGAGGAGAAGCTTTCACTGGAGGTCTCGAAGTTTGGAGAGCCGGTGGAAGGCTTCGGAGCTGGAGACGTCAGAGTTAGCACAAACCTCTACCGCTTCGAAGGGGAGCCTGACAAAATCCTCATCGGAGTTCTTGCCAGACTTGGTCTCAGCTGGAAAACCGTTAAAAGTGCTGAGGAAATACTTGAATAA
- a CDS encoding DUF2095 family protein, giving the protein MVEDEKREVKKRPVDEFAWQEYDLEEFKRTFPALARELEEEPGLSIDAYRTSEEKALEEEELELQDFSGYSPTIIDFLRRCETDDEALEIINWMEERGEITHEMAKELRIVLAKRGVRAFGPKKEWGWYERHGRH; this is encoded by the coding sequence ATGGTCGAAGACGAAAAGAGAGAGGTTAAAAAGCGCCCCGTTGATGAGTTCGCATGGCAGGAATACGACCTTGAAGAGTTTAAAAGAACTTTTCCGGCCCTTGCGAGAGAGCTTGAGGAGGAACCTGGCCTGAGCATAGACGCCTACAGGACTTCCGAGGAGAAAGCCCTCGAAGAGGAAGAGCTTGAACTCCAGGACTTCTCCGGCTACAGCCCGACGATAATCGACTTCCTGAGGAGATGTGAGACCGACGATGAGGCCCTGGAGATAATCAACTGGATGGAGGAAAGAGGAGAGATAACCCACGAGATGGCAAAGGAGCTTAGGATAGTCCTGGCCAAAAGGGGAGTAAGGGCCTTCGGGCCGAAAAAGGAGTGGGGCTGGTACGAGAGACACGGCAGGCATTGA